From Pagrus major chromosome 2, Pma_NU_1.0, one genomic window encodes:
- the LOC141020382 gene encoding zinc finger BED domain-containing protein 4-like, with translation MSLLSLTAQWLDEEFIRHHVTLHAKSFRGSHTSQSIAGAFDSMLQTWNIPKTSVHAVLRDNARNMIKAMSDAELPSLPCTAHTLQLVVHEGLLSQRSVTDAVAVGRKIVGHFKHSALANSRLEDIQLEINQPAKRLQQDVQTRWNSTFYMIQSLIEQKRALGIYVSEYGLPDTLTGHQWILLEKVLSVLGPFEELTRKVSSSDAMAADVIPAVTVLHRFLTRETDEDHGVKAMKGTLAAAVRKRFTDVEANPLYSIATLLHPRYKNRFFSNATTAAHAKEVLKLELLRLPGELDKQEDHDLNEPPSRKPRTDQTTSSLDSIFDEIADEQASASVGTAATGGQIPFSTLH, from the exons ATGTCACTGCTCAGCTTAACGGCGCAGTGGCTAGACGAGGAGTTCATTCGTCATCACGTCACACTACATGCAAAGTCATTCCGGGGCTCGCACACCAGCCAGAGCATCGCAGGTGCTTTCGATAGCATGCTCCAGACCTGGAACATTCCGAAGACGTCCGTCCACGCAGTGCTCCGAGACAACGCAAGGAATATGATAAAAGCCATGAGTGATGCTGAGCTGCCCAGCCTACCTTGTACAGCTCACACTCTCCAGCTGGTCGTTCATGAGGGCCTTCTGTCACAGAGAAGTGTTACTGATGCGGTGGCTGTCGGCCGCAAAATAGTTGGGCATTTTAAACATTCTGCTCTGGCCAACTCCCGGCTCGAGGACATTCAATTAGAGATCAACCAGCCTGCTAAGCGGCTCCAGCAGGACGTACAGACCCGCTGGAACAGCACGTTTTACATGATACAGTCCTTGATTGAGCAGAAACGGGCTCTGGGAATATACGTGTCTGAATACGGACTCCCTGATACTCTGACGGGTCACCAGTGGATTCTGCTGGAGAAGGTGCTCTCTGTCCTGGGTCCATTCGAGGAGTTAACTCGGAAAGTTAGCTCTTCAGATGCCATGGCTGCAGACGTCATTCCAGCAGTCACTGTGCTGCACAGATTTCTAACAAGGGAGACTGATGAAGACCATGGGGTCAAAGCGATGAAGGGAACCTTGGCTGCAGCTGTCAGGAAGCGATTCACTGATGTGGAGGCAAACCCACTGTACAGCATCGCAACGCTGCTCCATCCCAG gTACAAAAATCGTTTTTTCTCCAATGCTACCACTGCTGCACATGCCAAAGAGGTGCTGAAACTTGAGCTGCTGAGGTTGCCTGGAGAACTGGACAAACAGGAGGACCATGACCTGAATGAACCACCTTCAAGAAAACCACGCACGGACCAGACCACCAGCAGTCTAGACAGCATATTTGATGAAATTGCAGATGAGCAGGCATCAGCATCAGTGGGCACAGCTGCA ACTGGCGGGCAGATACCTTTCAGCACCTTGCACTAG